A single genomic interval of Camelina sativa cultivar DH55 chromosome 11, Cs, whole genome shotgun sequence harbors:
- the LOC104726036 gene encoding bromodomain-containing protein DDB_G0270170, which yields MSQIARRRRKGRPSKADLTARRRSGSSPSESGYELRRGQRLRNVRYNFDFDDYFDEEEEDDVEEEKRRQRKLKQVLKLNQSRARADPPIKKSRARVSHASDYEEEEEEEDDEDEEPEEEEEEDASEKRQVKKRKINRHEDEDEDEEEEEEEKDCDVEEVEEEGGEDDDEEEDDDDKERKKRSASGISGTQCDHSLETTPILDKKPLELILDKLQKKDIYGVYAEPVDPEELPDYHDMIEHPMDFSTVRKKLANGSYSTLEELEGDVLLICSNAMQYNSSDTVYYKQARTIQEMGKRKFEKARIKIKRVEKELKTDEKVKPGSSVKKQVRQPFSRNGLEQPVGSDFSSGANLASGGASQNEPVSTQTGGPENHSCMDVPFEGNTSLADSLEKAEDLSSGKGLFGRCGRKLSVVEEDRRATYGNWDQQDDDRSDSIFSTFESEIKQFVAVGLHAEHAYGSSLARFAATLGPVAWKIASQRIEQALPADFKFGRGWVGEYEPLPTPVLLFETCTPKEPPKEASVFSKPKSNATAKKNESLFKTPLPTKEQPSNRPGRDGPRPFPFPTSIGAVSEGIPSFVATQVGNLKSMSQHEYQNPSPLDFVKPQNRISQQVELNLPPPAEQTSSGSAFVSDHRSFGKSDTVASYRSSSDMMRSMTPTDSEHYKHQMTTNGTFPGGFSNGKVSPSVNNRMFDLSTDAANQMSRTATTSQQPMREQSHQSHSEQAQFMRNFSEKARTQHNSTHNHLKANNIPPNVSSPLSARSEDTSNASVAAARAWMSIGAGGNNSKQTFENHSIQKSSQISAESLYNPSREQQLHQQAFTPRDPKETQFHPQRNGFPFQSFVQQQPVHGMMNGGSQPFQNNRPIVFPQMAAPTSDFTRFHVQSPWRGGITPQVQLKQRQENLNLPPDLNIGVQSPDSPAKQSSGVPVDSQQPDLALQL from the exons atgagtcAGATCGCGAGACGGAGGAGGAAAGGTCGTCCGTCGAAGGCGGATCTGACGGCGCGGCGGCGTAGTGGTTCGTCTCCTAGTGAATCGGGATATGAGCTCCGGCGAGGTCAAAGGCTGCGGAATGTGAGGTACAACTTCGATTTCGACGATTACTTcgacgaagaggaagaggatgatgttgaagaggagaagaggagGCAGAGGAAGCTGAAGCAAGTCCTTAAGCTGAACCAGAGCCGTGCTAGAGCTGACCCTCCGATTAAGAAGAGTAGAGCGCGTGTGAGTCACGCGTCtgattatgaagaagaagaagaggaggaagatgatgaagacgaagaaccagaagaggaagaagaagaagatgcgagTGAGAAGAGgcaagtgaagaagaggaaaattaATCGTCAcgaggatgaggatgaagatgaggaagaagaagaagaagagaaggattgCGATGTggaagaggtagaagaagagggaggtgaagatgatgatgaagaagaagatgatgatgataag gagaggaagaagaggagcgCTTCTGGTATCAGTG GGACTCAGTGTGATCACTCTTTAGAAACAACACCTATCCTTGACAAGAAGCCGTTGGAGTTGATCCTTGACAAGCTTCAAAA GAAAGACATCTATGGTGTGTATGCAGAACCGGTTGATCCTGAAGAG CTTCCTGATTATCATGATATGATAGAGCACCCCATGGATTTTTCGACTGTGAGGAAGAAGCTTGCCAATGGATCGTATTCTACATTAGAAGAGCTTGAG GGCGATGTCTTATTGATTTGCTCAAATGCGATGCAATACAATTCCTCAGATACTGTCTACTATAAACAG GCAAGGACTATTCAGGAAATGGGGAAGAGGAAGTTCGAGAAGGCAAGGATTAAGATTAAACGTGTTGAAAAGGAGCTGAAAACAGATGAAAAGGTGAAACCTGGCAGCTCTGTGAAGAAGCAAGTTAGACAGCCTTTCAGTCGAAATGGTCTAGAGCAGCCCGTTGGTTCTGATTTCTCCTCTGGTGCAAACCTTGCTAGCGGAGGAGCTTCTCAAAACGAGCCTGTTTCGACTCAAACTGGCGGACCTGAAAATCACAGCTGCATGGATGTGCCTTTCGAGGGAAACACATCCTTGGCAGACAGTCTAGAGAAAGCAGAAGACTTATCATCTG GAAAAGGTCTCTTTGGTAGATGTGGGAGGAAGCTGTCAGTTGTTGAAGAAGACCGCCGTGCAACTTATGGAAATTGGGATCAGCAGGACGATGATAGATCTGATTCCATTTTCTCAACATTTGAGAGTGAAATCAAGCAGTTTGTTGCT GTAGGACTTCATGCAGAACATGCATATGGTAGTAGCCTTGCACGTTTTGCTGCTACTCTTGGACCCGTTGCATGGAAAATAGCTTCTCAGCGAATCGAGCAAGCACTACCTGCAGACTTTAAGTTTGGTCGGGGATGGGTTGGAGAATATGAGCCGCTTCCTACACCAGTACTTCTATTTGAAACCTGCACACCTAAAGAACCACCTAAAGAAGCATCTGTGTTTTCAAAACCCAAGTCAAATGCTACTGCAAAGAAGAATGAGTCTTTGTTTAAGACTCCTCTACCTACAAAGGAACAACCGAGTAACAGACCCGGTCGAGATGGACCCCGTCCTTTCCCGTTTCCAACATCCATTGGGGCTGTGTCAGAAGGGATTCCATCTTTTGTTGCTACTCAAGTAGGAAACCTAAAATCTATGAGCCAGCATGAATATCAAAATCCTTCCCCTCTAGATTTTGTCAAGCCTCAAAATAGGATTTCTCAGCAAGTAGAGCTGAATTTACCACCACCAGCAGAACAAACCAGTTCTGGTTCTGCTTTTGTTTCAGATCACCGAAGCTTTGGAAAATCAGATACAGTGGCATCATACAGGTCATCCAGTGACATGATGAGGAGTATGACCCCTACAGATTCTGAACATTATAAGCATCAGATGACTACTAACGGGACCTTCCCTGGTGGATTTAGTAATGGCAAAGTCTCTCCCAGTGTGAACAATAGAATGTTTGATCTATCTACTGATGCTGCAAATCAAATGAGTCGCACAGCAACAACTTCACAACAACCCATGAGAGAACAGAGTCATCAAAGCCACAGCGAACAAGCACAGTTTATGAGAAACTTCAGTGAGAAGGCTCGAACACAGCACAACTCCACTCATAATCACCTTAAAGCTAATAATATTCCTCCTAATGTCTCATCACCACTATCCGCAAGAAGTGAAGATACAAGCAATGCTTCTGTAGCAGCAGCACGAGCATGGATGTCTATAGGAGCTGGAGGGAATAATAGTAAACAAACATTTGAGAATCATAGTATTCAGAAAAGCAGCCAGATATCTGCAGAGTCCTTGTATAATCCTTCAAGGGAACAACAACTTCACCAACAAGCTTTTACACCGAGAGACCCCAAAGAGACACAGTTCCATCCTCAAAGGAATGGTTTCCCTTTCCAGTCATTTGTGCAACAACAGCCTGTCCACGGTATGATGAACGGAGGATCCCAACCATTTCAGAACAACCGACCAATTGTTTTCCCTCAGATGGCTGCTCCAACTTCTGATTTCACAAGATTCCATGTCCAGTCTCCATGGCGAGGAGGCATTACTCCACAAGTCCAGTTAAAGCAGAGACAAGAGAATCTCAATCTCCCTCCAGATTTGAACATCGGAGTTCAGTCCCCTGATTCTCCTGCAAAACAGTCTTCTGGTGTTCCTGTCGATTCCCAACAGCCTGATTTGGCGCTAcagctctaa
- the LOC104726037 gene encoding myb-like protein A isoform X1 produces the protein MIMYGGGGGAAGKDGGSTNHISDGGVVLKKGPWTAAEDEILAAYVRENGEGNWNAVQKNTGLARCGKSCRLRWANHLRPNLKKGSFTGDEERLIIQLHAQLGNKWARMAAQLPGRTDNEIKNYWNTRLKRLHRQGLPLYPPDIIPNHQLHPHPHPHPHHQQQQHQQQQQQHNHHHHYQQMYFQPQSSQPNTPSSSPLPSPTPLNANANSSSSFTFHTPTANLLHPLSPHTPNTPQTPSQLCSTPPPPPLSSPFSSPRNNQYPTLPLFALQHSQTNNNDANFTFPRPPPLLQPPSSLLAKRYNNANIPLNCINRVSTAPFSPVSRESYTSFLTLPYPSPTSQTATYHNTNNNYSSSPSFSLNHSSSYPTTTSSPSYLHSHYTPSSTSFHNSPVYSMKQEQLPSNQIPQIDAYNNINNFTDNERQNHNLNSSGVHRRSSSYSLLEDVLEEAEVLAAEGRGRPSKRRQLTASPPNHNSDNNNNNNNNNNDNNDNFFSVSFGHYDSSDNLCSLQDLKPQEDESLQMNTMQEDIAKLLDWGSDSGEISNGQSSVVTDENLVLDVHQFASLFPADSTAVVTATNDHHNNNNNNNCSWGDMQGLS, from the exons ATGATCATgtacggaggaggaggaggagcagcaGGGAAGGACGGTGGATCCACCAATCACATATCAGACGGAGGAGTGGTATTGAAGAAAGGTCCATGGACGGCGGCTGAAGATGAGATACTTGCTGCGTACGTTAGAGAGAACGGTGAAGGAAACTGGAACGCTGTTCAGAAAAACACAGGTTTGGCTCGTTGCGGCAAAAGCTGCCGTCTTCGATGGGCTAATCACCTCCGTCCTAATCTCAAAAAAGGTTCTTTCACCGGCGATGAAGAACGTCTCATCATTCAGCTTCATGCTCAGCTTGGTAACAAATGGGCTCGCATGGCTgctcag TTGCCGGGAAGAACAGACAACGAGATCAAGAACTACTGGAACACGCGTTTGAAACGCCTTCATCGCCAAGGACTTCCTCTTTATCCTCCAGATATTATCCCTAACCATCAACTCCATCCACATCCGCATCCACATccacatcatcaacaacaacaacatcaacaacaacagcagcagcataaccatcatcatcattatcaacaAATGTATTTTCAACCACAATCTTCACAACCAAACACACCATCATCCTCACCTCTTCCATCTCCAACACCActaaacgcaaacgcaaactcatcatcatccttcACTTTCCATACACCAACCGCTAACCTCCTCCATCCACTTAGCCCTCACACTCCAAACACACCGCAAACTCCTTCTCAACTCTGTTCCACACCGCCTCCACCGCCACTCTCCTCTCCTTTCTCTTCCCCTCGCAACAACCAATACCCGACTCTTCCTCTCTTCGCCCTCCAACATTcccaaaccaacaacaacgaCGCAAATTTCACTTTCCCTAGACCTCCACCTCTCCTTCAACCGCCTTCATCCCTCCTCGCAAAACGATACAACAATGCTAATATTCCTCTCAATTGCATCAACCGCGTCTCAACTGCACCATTTTCCCCTGTGTCAAGAGAATCCTACACTTCCTTTCTAACATTGCCTTACCCTTCCCCAACCTCTCAAACCGCTACTTACCACAACACTAATAACAATtactcttcatctccttcattcTCTTTaaaccattcttcttcttacccTACAACAACTTCTTCCCCAAGCTATCTCCACTCCCATTACACTCCTTCTTCCACCTCCTTTCATAACAGCCCGGTTTACTCCATGAAACAAGAGCAGCTCCCTTCAAACCAAATTCCCCAAATAGATGCCTACAATAACATCAACAACTTCACAGACAATGAGAGACAAAATCATAACCTTAACAGTTCTGGTGTTCATAGAAGAAGTAGTAGCTACAGCCTCTTAGAGGATGTCCTTGAAGAGGCCGAAGTTTTAGCCGCTGAAGGCAGAGGCCGGCCCTCAAAACGAAGACAACTCACAGCTTCTCCTCCGAACCACAACagcgacaacaacaacaacaacaacaacaacaacaacgacaacaacgACAATTTCTTCTCGGTTAGTTTCGGACATTATGATTCCTCTGACAACTTATGTTCTTTACAAG ATTTGAAACCGCAGGAAGATGAGTCTCTTCAAATGAACACAATGCAAGAAGACATAGCTAAGCTTCTTGATTGGGGAAGTGATAGTGGAGAGATCTCTAACGGACAATCATCTGTTGTCACTGACGAGAATCTTGTTCTTGATGTTCATCAATTCGCTTCACTATTCCCGGCTGATTCTACAGCCGTGGTAACCGCAACAAACGaccatcacaacaacaacaataataataattgctCCTGGGGCGACATGCAGGGATTAAGCTAG
- the LOC104726037 gene encoding myb-like DNA-binding protein myb-1 isoform X2 → MIMYGGGGGAAGKDGGSTNHISDGGVVLKKGPWTAAEDEILAAYVRENGEGNWNAVQKNTGLARCGKSCRLRWANHLRPNLKKGSFTGDEERLIIQLHAQLGNKWARMAAQLPGRTDNEIKNYWNTRLKRLHRQGLPLYPPDIIPNHQLHPHPHPHPHHQQQQHQQQQQQHNHHHHYQQMYFQPQSSQPNTPSSSPLPSPTPLNANANSSSSFTFHTPTANLLHPLSPHTPNTPQTPSQLCSTPPPPPLSSPFSSPRNNQYPTLPLFALQHSQTNNNDANFTFPRPPPLLQPPSSLLAKRYNNANIPLNCINRVSTAPFSPVSRESYTSFLTLPYPSPTSQTATYHNTNNNYSSSPSFSLNHSSSYPTTTSSPSYLHSHYTPSSTSFHNSPVYSMKQEQLPSNQIPQIDAYNNINNFTDNERQNHNLNSSGVHRRSSSYSLLEDVLEEAEVLAAEGRGRPSKRRQLTASPPNHNSDNNNNNNNNNNDNNDNFFSVSFGHYDSSDNLCSLQGKLKPLKTLQI, encoded by the exons ATGATCATgtacggaggaggaggaggagcagcaGGGAAGGACGGTGGATCCACCAATCACATATCAGACGGAGGAGTGGTATTGAAGAAAGGTCCATGGACGGCGGCTGAAGATGAGATACTTGCTGCGTACGTTAGAGAGAACGGTGAAGGAAACTGGAACGCTGTTCAGAAAAACACAGGTTTGGCTCGTTGCGGCAAAAGCTGCCGTCTTCGATGGGCTAATCACCTCCGTCCTAATCTCAAAAAAGGTTCTTTCACCGGCGATGAAGAACGTCTCATCATTCAGCTTCATGCTCAGCTTGGTAACAAATGGGCTCGCATGGCTgctcag TTGCCGGGAAGAACAGACAACGAGATCAAGAACTACTGGAACACGCGTTTGAAACGCCTTCATCGCCAAGGACTTCCTCTTTATCCTCCAGATATTATCCCTAACCATCAACTCCATCCACATCCGCATCCACATccacatcatcaacaacaacaacatcaacaacaacagcagcagcataaccatcatcatcattatcaacaAATGTATTTTCAACCACAATCTTCACAACCAAACACACCATCATCCTCACCTCTTCCATCTCCAACACCActaaacgcaaacgcaaactcatcatcatccttcACTTTCCATACACCAACCGCTAACCTCCTCCATCCACTTAGCCCTCACACTCCAAACACACCGCAAACTCCTTCTCAACTCTGTTCCACACCGCCTCCACCGCCACTCTCCTCTCCTTTCTCTTCCCCTCGCAACAACCAATACCCGACTCTTCCTCTCTTCGCCCTCCAACATTcccaaaccaacaacaacgaCGCAAATTTCACTTTCCCTAGACCTCCACCTCTCCTTCAACCGCCTTCATCCCTCCTCGCAAAACGATACAACAATGCTAATATTCCTCTCAATTGCATCAACCGCGTCTCAACTGCACCATTTTCCCCTGTGTCAAGAGAATCCTACACTTCCTTTCTAACATTGCCTTACCCTTCCCCAACCTCTCAAACCGCTACTTACCACAACACTAATAACAATtactcttcatctccttcattcTCTTTaaaccattcttcttcttacccTACAACAACTTCTTCCCCAAGCTATCTCCACTCCCATTACACTCCTTCTTCCACCTCCTTTCATAACAGCCCGGTTTACTCCATGAAACAAGAGCAGCTCCCTTCAAACCAAATTCCCCAAATAGATGCCTACAATAACATCAACAACTTCACAGACAATGAGAGACAAAATCATAACCTTAACAGTTCTGGTGTTCATAGAAGAAGTAGTAGCTACAGCCTCTTAGAGGATGTCCTTGAAGAGGCCGAAGTTTTAGCCGCTGAAGGCAGAGGCCGGCCCTCAAAACGAAGACAACTCACAGCTTCTCCTCCGAACCACAACagcgacaacaacaacaacaacaacaacaacaacaacgacaacaacgACAATTTCTTCTCGGTTAGTTTCGGACATTATGATTCCTCTGACAACTTATGTTCTTTACAAGGTAAATTAAAACCGCTCAAAACCCTTCAAATCTAA
- the LOC104726034 gene encoding UPF0725 protein At2g20620-like — protein sequence MLKVPGNSPPIEKESFSSDVEDVKGYCGIKAIGCTPADELIGKVGLHCYNSHKGTNLQFLTVTQLFLRAVSHVSYTMTLDAFDPANHSIHSIDTGVWDASHRNGENLRLITTYCIPTGSDESCPQWDPNGVDVLYTGLMPKWLDDDALTGSHKLHFYEVNRSDLQENAWFHLYAQVAAYSKWNIYMVDHLPLETKKVVVQTKEDIESSLKLKSSNAIFYLSFKTRGGAEYKSIIRQTRDGRPQHMCLEVKNVEMDK from the exons ATGCTCAAAGTTCCGGGCAATTCTCCACCCATAGAAAAAGAATCCTTCTCCTCCGATGTCGAAGACGTTAAG GGGTATTGTGGGATAAAAGCCATTGGTTGTACTCCCGCTGACGAACTCATAGGAAAGGTGGGACTCCATTGCTACAATTCTCACAAG GGGACTAATTTACAGTTCTTGACTGTAACCCAACTCTTTCTGCGAGCGGTTTCACATGTCAGTTATACTATGACATTGGATGCCTTTGATCCAGCCAACCATTCTATTCATAGTATCGACACCGGTGTTTGGGATGCTTCTCACCGGAATGGTGAGAACTTGAGATTAATCACCACTTATTGCATACCTACAG GATCTGACGAAAGCTGTCCCCAATGGGACCCAAATGGTGTAGACGTGCTCTATACTGGTCTGATGCCTAAGTGGCTAGATGATGATGCACTTACAGGAAGCCATAAGCTACACTTCTATGAG GTTAATCGTTCGGATTTGCAAGAGAATGCATGGTTTCATCTATATGCTCAAGTTGCTGCATACTCTAAGTGGAATATTTACATG GTGGATCATCTCCCATTGGAGACAAAGAAAGTGGTGGTACAAACAAAGGAAGACATAGAGTCAAGTTTGAAGTTGAAGTCGAGCAATGCAATCTTCTACTTAAGTTTCAAGACTCGTGGAGGTGCCGAGTACAAATCCATAATAAGGCAAACCAGGGATGGAAGACCACAACACATGTGCCTTGAAGTTAAAAATGTTGAGATGGACAAGTAG
- the LOC104726038 gene encoding GDSL esterase/lipase At5g55050 gives MPANNTSLLTIFLLFLGLLRFDSFPGLQAATGKLASVPGLYVFGDSLVDAGNNNYLPISISKSNYPHNGIDFPNKKPTGRFCNGKNAADAIAEKFGLPLPPPYLSLRGLLKRETRKSAAVTGVNFASGGAGIFNGSDQKLGQAIPLSKQVNNWLSIHKDLTTQLGPSEAQAHLSKSLFTVVIGSNDLFDYFGSFKLRQQSNPQQYTQLMADKLKEQLKRIYDSGARRFLIIGVGQIGCTPGKRAKNSTIHECDEDANMWCSLYNDALVKMLQQLKQELQGSMTYTYFDNFKSLEDIISNPAPYGFADVTSACCGNGGELNADLPCLPLAKLCSDRSKYLFWDRYGHPTEAAARTIVDLILSDDSHYSSPITLTQLVST, from the exons atgCCGGCGAACAACACATCTCTTCTCAccatctttctcctctttcttggTTTACTCCGGTTCGATTCATTCCCCGGTTTACAAGCTGCGACCGGAAAATTAGCTTCGGTTCCGGGACTATACGTGTTCGGAGATTCTTTAGTTGATGCCGGAAACAATAACTACTTaccaatatcaatatccaaatCTAACTATCCACATAACGGCATCGATTTCCCGAACAAGAAACCCACCGGAAGATTCTGTAACGGCAAGAACGCCGCCGATGCTATCG CTGAGAAATTTGGTTTACCGTTGCCGCCACCGTACCTCTCACTTAGAGGCTTACTAAAAAGGGAGACGAGAAAATCTGCAGCCGTGACCGGTGTGAATTTTGCTTCCGGTGGAGCCGGAATCTTTAACGGTTCCGACCAAAAACTA GGACAAGCTATTCCTTTATCAAAGCAAGTGAACAATTGGCTCTCTATTCATAAAGATCTCACGACTCAGCTTGGACCATCAGAAGCACAAGCTCACCTATCCAAATCTCTATTCACTGTTGTAATAGGAAGTAACGATCTTTTCGACTACTTTGGATCGTTCAAACTCCGACAACAGAGCAATCCTCAACAATACACACAATTAATGGCTGATAAACTCAAAGAGCAATTAAAg AGAATTTACGATAGTGGTGCGCGTAGATTCCTTATCATCGGGGTAGGGCAGATCGGCTGCACACCGGGAAAAAGAGCGAAGAACTCAACAATCCACGAATGTGACGAAGATGCAAACATGTGGTGCTCTTTGTATAACGATGCTCTAGTAAAAATGCTGCAACAACTCAAACAAGAATTGCAAGGCTCAATGACGTACACTTACTTTGACAACTTCAAGTCCTTAGAAGACATTATCTCCAATCCCGCCCCTTACG gTTTTGCGGACGTGACATCAGCATGTTGTGGAAATGGCGGCGAATTGAACGCGGACCTTCCTTGTCTTCCCTTGGCAAAGTTATGTTCAGACAGAAGCAAATATCTTTTCTGGGATCGTTACGGTCATCCCACAGAAGCTGCTGCTCGGACCATCGTCGACCTTATTTTATCTGATGATTCACATTACTCGTCTCCTATAACTCTCACTCAATTGGTCTCTACATGA
- the LOC104726037 gene encoding myb-like DNA-binding protein myb-1 isoform X3, with the protein MIMYGGGGGAAGKDGGSTNHISDGGVVLKKGPWTAAEDEILAAYVRENGEGNWNAVQKNTGLARCGKSCRLRWANHLRPNLKKGSFTGDEERLIIQLHAQLGNKWARMAAQLPGRTDNEIKNYWNTRLKRLHRQGLPLYPPDIIPNHQLHPHPHPHPHHQQQQHQQQQQQHNHHHHYQQMYFQPQSSQPNTPSSSPLPSPTPLNANANSSSSFTFHTPTANLLHPLSPHTPNTPQTPSQLCSTPPPPPLSSPFSSPRNNQYPTLPLFALQHSQTNNNDANFTFPRPPPLLQPPSSLLAKRYNNANIPLNCINRVSTAPFSPVSRESYTSFLTLPYPSPTSQTATYHNTNNNYSSSPSFSLNHSSSYPTTTSSPSYLHSHYTPSSTSFHNSPVYSMKQEQLPSNQIPQIDAYNNINNFTDNERQNHNLNSSGVHRRSSSYSLLEDVLEEAEVLAAEGRGRPSKRRQLTASPPNHNSDNNNNNNNNNNDNNDNFFSVSFGHYDSSDNLCSLQGR; encoded by the exons ATGATCATgtacggaggaggaggaggagcagcaGGGAAGGACGGTGGATCCACCAATCACATATCAGACGGAGGAGTGGTATTGAAGAAAGGTCCATGGACGGCGGCTGAAGATGAGATACTTGCTGCGTACGTTAGAGAGAACGGTGAAGGAAACTGGAACGCTGTTCAGAAAAACACAGGTTTGGCTCGTTGCGGCAAAAGCTGCCGTCTTCGATGGGCTAATCACCTCCGTCCTAATCTCAAAAAAGGTTCTTTCACCGGCGATGAAGAACGTCTCATCATTCAGCTTCATGCTCAGCTTGGTAACAAATGGGCTCGCATGGCTgctcag TTGCCGGGAAGAACAGACAACGAGATCAAGAACTACTGGAACACGCGTTTGAAACGCCTTCATCGCCAAGGACTTCCTCTTTATCCTCCAGATATTATCCCTAACCATCAACTCCATCCACATCCGCATCCACATccacatcatcaacaacaacaacatcaacaacaacagcagcagcataaccatcatcatcattatcaacaAATGTATTTTCAACCACAATCTTCACAACCAAACACACCATCATCCTCACCTCTTCCATCTCCAACACCActaaacgcaaacgcaaactcatcatcatccttcACTTTCCATACACCAACCGCTAACCTCCTCCATCCACTTAGCCCTCACACTCCAAACACACCGCAAACTCCTTCTCAACTCTGTTCCACACCGCCTCCACCGCCACTCTCCTCTCCTTTCTCTTCCCCTCGCAACAACCAATACCCGACTCTTCCTCTCTTCGCCCTCCAACATTcccaaaccaacaacaacgaCGCAAATTTCACTTTCCCTAGACCTCCACCTCTCCTTCAACCGCCTTCATCCCTCCTCGCAAAACGATACAACAATGCTAATATTCCTCTCAATTGCATCAACCGCGTCTCAACTGCACCATTTTCCCCTGTGTCAAGAGAATCCTACACTTCCTTTCTAACATTGCCTTACCCTTCCCCAACCTCTCAAACCGCTACTTACCACAACACTAATAACAATtactcttcatctccttcattcTCTTTaaaccattcttcttcttacccTACAACAACTTCTTCCCCAAGCTATCTCCACTCCCATTACACTCCTTCTTCCACCTCCTTTCATAACAGCCCGGTTTACTCCATGAAACAAGAGCAGCTCCCTTCAAACCAAATTCCCCAAATAGATGCCTACAATAACATCAACAACTTCACAGACAATGAGAGACAAAATCATAACCTTAACAGTTCTGGTGTTCATAGAAGAAGTAGTAGCTACAGCCTCTTAGAGGATGTCCTTGAAGAGGCCGAAGTTTTAGCCGCTGAAGGCAGAGGCCGGCCCTCAAAACGAAGACAACTCACAGCTTCTCCTCCGAACCACAACagcgacaacaacaacaacaacaacaacaacaacaacgacaacaacgACAATTTCTTCTCGGTTAGTTTCGGACATTATGATTCCTCTGACAACTTATGTTCTTTACAAG GAAGATGA